A genomic segment from Glycine max cultivar Williams 82 chromosome 1, Glycine_max_v4.0, whole genome shotgun sequence encodes:
- the LOC100813515 gene encoding transcription factor FAMA — protein sequence MEKDHNYSAPPPSMPPIFNTLDYSLDQHHLYAPNQHQQHLMKFQGSGDENNNGSMVDYMPQTTPPHGFYGATSAATTSYDKLSFADVMQFADFGPKLALNQAKNCEESAIDPVYFLKFPVLNNKMEEDQQNMMMNNDDPDGDEAENHHHDERFNNLVSVEDKEGMMVREDEETTRVSDDNNSVQIRFLGHEEPQQKNNCAVQENKNGKRKRPRTVKTSEEVESQRMTHIAVERNRRKQMNEHLRVLRSLMPGSYVQRGDQASIIGGAIEFVRELEQLLQCLESQKRRRLLGEAQARQVGDPSLATQQQPPFFPPLPIPNEQMKLVEMETGLHEETAESKSCLADVEVKLLGFDAMIKILSRRRPGQLIKTIAALEDLQLIILHTNITTIEQTVLYSFNVKVASDSRFTAEDIASSVQQIFNFIHANTSM from the exons ATGGAGAAAGATCACAACTATTCG GCACCACCACCATCCATGCCTCCAATCTTCAACACATTAGACTACTCTCTAGACCAACATCATTTGTATGCACCAAATCAACACCAACAACACCTGATGAAGTTCCAAGGTTCCGGTGATGAAAACAACAATGGATCAATGGTGGATTACATGCCTCAAACAACACCCCCACATGGCTTTTATGGTGCTACTAGTGCCGCCACAACATCCTATGACAAACTGAGTTTTGCAGATGTGATGCAGTTTGCAGATTTTGGACCAAAGTTAGCTTTGAACCAAGCAAAAAACTGTGAAGAGTCTGCAATAGACCCGGTTTATTTTCTCAAGTTTCCCGTGTTAAACAACAAGATGGAGGAGGATCAGCAGAATATGATGATGAATAATGATGACCCTGATGGTGATGAAGCAGAAAATCATCATCATGATGAGAGGTTCAACAACTTGGTGAGTGTGGAAGACAAAGAGGGAATGATGGTGAGAGAGGATGAAGAGACTACACGGGTTTCCGACGACAACAACTCGGTGCAGATTCGGTTTCTTGGGCATGAAGAGCCTCAGCAGAAGAATAATTGTGCAGTGCAGGAGAACAAGAACGGCAAGAGGAAGAGGCCAAGAACTGTTAAGACAAGTGAGGAGGTTGAGAGCCAGCGCATGACTCACATAGCGGTTGAAAGGAACCGTAGGAAGCAAATGAATGAGCATCTTCGTGTCCTTAGATCCCTCATGCCTGGTTCATACGTCCAAAGG GGTGATCAAGCTTCCATAATTGGGGGGGCTATAGAGTTTGTGAGGGAATTGGAGCAACTTCTTCAGTGTTTGGAGTCACAAAAGAGGAGGAGGCTACTTGGAGAAGCTCAAGCAAGACAAGTTGGGGATCCATCTCTTGCAACACAACAACAGCCTCCATTCTTTCCACCTTTGCCTATTCCAAATGAGCAGATGAAGCTTGTGGAGATGGAGACCGGACTCCACGAAGAAACCGCGGAGAGCAAGTCTTGTTTGGCTGATGTTGAAGTGAAGCTTCTAGGATTTGATGCCATGATCAAAATCCTATCAAGGAGGAGGCCAGGACAGCTGATCAAGACCATTGCTGCTCTTGAAGATCTTCAGCTTATCATCCTTCACACCAACATCACCACCATTGAACAAACAGTTCTATATTCATTCAATGTCAAG GTGGCTAGTGATTCAAGGTTCACCGCAGAAGATATAGCCAGCTCCGTCCAGCAGatattcaattttattcatGCAAACACTAGCATGTGA